Within Myxococcales bacterium, the genomic segment GGGCCGCGCGGGCTTGGTCCACAAGTTCTTGAACGCTAGCTTGTACCCTGGGGGCGTCTGTCGGTTGCAACGTGGACGCCGAGAAGGGTACTCCGCACGCGATGGAGATACGGATGGTGGATCTGGATGCGACCTCCTTCACATGCTTGGCGAAGCCCGCTTGCACGAACGCATCGCCATCGCTGTAGCACAATCCGACTAAAATCACATCGACTGTCAGGCCGTACGACGCCGTAATAAACCCCTTACGAAAAGCCCTCACGCGATCTCCTTCAAAGGTGGTTCCCTCGGGAAACATGCCCACGGTGTATCCATCGGTGAGCCTTTGCCGGATGGTAAGGAGCGCCGCTCGACCGCTTTCACGGCTCTCTCGATCCACGAAGATGGTTCCGACCCGCCGTGTCACTAGGCCTAACAACGGCCAACGTCGAACGCCCGCATGGCTCAACATACATCCTCCAAAATGCCGAAGCAGAATCACCACATCCAGCGGCGAACGATGATTGGCCAGGACCAGTCGTCCTTTTTCAGTAGGTGCTGGTATGCCGGAGATCACGTACTTTACATGAAAGAGCGCCAAACATCCCTTGGCCCACGTTCGTATATATTTGTCTAATACATGAGGGCGGCGGGATGGAGGTGCGAAGAACGCACGGACTTCAAATGCGCTCCACGTCAGGAGGGTCCAAACCACAAACCCGCCAAAGCGCACTAGCAGGCGCGCATACCCCCCAAGAGTCTTCATCGGGCCGATAGTGCGCTAGATCTCACATGCCCGGGGCCACGAACCGTCCGAGAGCGAGGGGCAAGGGCAGAACCCACCGCCATCACTTTGACGATCTCATCCGGCGTGTGAAGCGATGTACGAAGCGCTCTCGCAAGCTGGGATCGCGCGGTGCTGCGATGTGCATCAGGCACGATCGGTTCATTGGGGAGTGAGGGAGCCTGCTCGGGAACAAGGTAAACGGGGGCTTCGGTCACTTCCCAGGCCACTTCGGCGTGGTCCTCTTCTTCCATGTGCCGCATGAGCTTGCGCTTTTTGGCGTATTGAACGAGCGCATGAATCGAAACGAACACCACAAGAATGACTTGAAGTACAGAGAGTTCCATAACTATGTGCGACTAAAGTTTGCGGTGAGAAGTCTTTTGGATGGCATGGCCGTATGCAAACGATGAAAGCAAGCGCGCGTGGAGCACACTCGGGATTGGAGCCAGTGGCCCAGTACCCCGTTTCGCCAAAACCTCTGCCAGAATGAGACGCGCCAACAATTGATACGGAGAAAACAGGTTTGAGCAGTTCATGGGCCTTCCTTGTTGCCTTCGCCGGTGGCCTTGCCAATCCCATCGCGCATATGGGTATCGGCTACAACATTTCTCATTTGGTAGTAGTCCATGACTCCCAGATGGCCCTTACTGAAAGCCTCCGCGATCGCTTGGGGCACTTGGGCCTCAGCCTCGACGAGCCTTGCACGCATTTCCTCGACCCGGGCCTTCATTTCCTGCTCGGCCGCCACCGCCAGTGCGCGGCGGGACTCGGCATGAGCCTGGGCGATTTGCTTATCGGCTTCGGCTTTTTCGGTCGAGAGTTTGGCACCGATGTTCGCTCCCACATCCACATCGGCGATGTCGATAGAAAGGATCTCAAATGCCGTGCCGGTATCGAGCCCTCGTCCCAGAACATTTTTACTGATGCGATCAGGGTTCTCCATGACGACCGCATAGTTTTCTGATGACCCGATCGTGGACACGATGCCCTCGCCGACGCGCGCTATGACAGTTTCTTCGGTCGCTCCACCGACCAGTCGCTGAATGTTTGACCGTACCGTGATGCGACTCGTGACGAGCAACTGAATACCGTCCTTTGCCACGGCAGTTATTTTGGGAGTGTTGATCACGCGGGGGTTTACGCTCATCTGAACCGCTTCGAAGACATCCCGTCCAGCCAAATCAATGGCCGCTGCGCGTTGGAAGTTGAGATCGATACCAGCCTTGTCGGCGCTTATGAGCGCATTGACGACGCGATTTACCTTGCCGCCTGCCAAATAGTGCGATTCGAGTTGGGAGACATCCACGCTGATGCCGGCTTTTACTGCCGTGATGAGAGGGTTGACGATGGCCGTGGGCGGCACGCGACGAAGTCGCATTGCTATCAGGGTCATGAGTCCGACATAGGCGCCGCTCGACCAGGCCGCAATCCATAGAGGAACTGGGATCAGCCATAAGAACACGACGAGACCAACGATGGAGACAAAAGCAATGAAGAAACCGCTGAGTTCAAATGGCATGATATTCCTTAATGATGAAGGGATTCGGGCACGAGCGGTTCGACAACAATGCGGTTGCCTTCGATTCGGACCACCCGCACGGGGGAGTGAGGCTCAAGATAGCTCCCATCCGTCACGACGTCTATGCGCTGCTGCCCAAACTCGACGACTCCCGAGGGCCGAAGGGGTGTGATCGTGACGCCGTGCGCGCCAAGCAGCGCATCGAGGCCGTCATCCACTGCGCGCGCGCCCGAGAGCCCTGTTCGAAGCACGAGCCGCTTTCCAGCCGGTGATCTTGGAAAGAGCCAAAGCGCGACCCCCGAGAGAACCATGGATGCCCCCAAGCTAGCCATGCCCCACAGAGCGCCGAGCTTGGCCCAGGCAAAGGCAATACCGCCAATGATAGTCAACGCTCCCATGGGCCCTGCAATGCCAAATCCCGGAATGAGGAACACCTCGACAGCGAGTAGCAAAAATCCAGTGGCTAGAATGCCGACCATCAACAACCATTCGGAACTCATGTTGCTGACTTTCGCACGACCACGCGATTTCCCGCAACGCGAACCACCCGCACCGGCTCGCCGCGGGCGACAAAGTCCTGTTCGCTGATGACGTCATAGCGTAGACCATTGACGTCGGCTTTTCCGGCCGGCCTGAGATCGGTGAAGGCGATCCCTGTTTGTCCAACGATTTCGGGGCTGACGCCCAGATCCAACGCTTCGCCGGGCAAGATGGCCGTTTGCAGAACCAGTTTGCGTCCGGCTGCGCTGTGAGGCAGTACCCGAAATGCCAGCGCGCTTCCCAAAATGGCCATACCCACCGACACGAACACGCGAAAAATTGCGTCATTCAGGGCACCTAGGTCGATGGATACGTCCAAGCGTAAGCCCACCAAAGCCAACACCAAGCTTGCAAGCGTTGCGAGCAGCCCGAGAACGCCGACAATCCCGAACCCAGGCAACGCGATCACTTCGACGGCGAGCAGGCCAAGGCCGATCACAAAGAGGATCATCTCCTCCCATCCGGCCAAATGCACTACCAAGTGGCCGAAAAAGAACAGGCCTAGGGCGGTGATGCCAAGCAGCGCAGGCACACCGAAATGTTGGGTATAAAGCGCAATCAAAATGGCCAGCATGCCAAGCGACATCAATAAACCGCTGAGCACGGGGCCCGTCAGCGCGCGAGCCACGGACTCCGCCCAATTGATGCGCGTACGTACGATTCGCGGTTGAGTTGCGCCCAATGCGCGCAGCGCACTTCTGAGCCCGCCCGTGCGCAGTTCGGCCATCCCGGATTCCAATGCCCGATCCGTGTCCAGCGTCAAAAGCTTACCCGAAGGGACAATCCCCTTGATCTCTACCTCCTTGTCCACCATGGCCTCTGCCAGATCGCCCCGTCGACCCTTGGCTTCTGCAGTTGCGCGCATCTCAGTCCGCATATAGGAGACCATCTTTTCTTCCACTGCTTGGCTTTGCCCGCTGCCGTCCATGCGAATTGGCGTGGCAGCACCAAAGGTGGATCCGGGCGTGATGGCAATGACGTCGGTGGCCAGTGCAATCAGTGCTCCGGCGCTGATTGCTCGGGGCCTGATCAATGTCAGGGTGGGCACCTTGCTCGAAAGTAATGCATCGCGAATCTGTATGGCTGCATCGACGCGGCCACCCAGGGTGTTCATATCGAGCACGATGACGTCAGCATGGGAGTAAGTTCGCATGACACGCCGAATAAAAGCCGCAAGGCCAAGTTCGATGGCATCATTGATGGGAATGATGACCACTCTGGCGTGGGGCGGTAGCTTGAGCGTCATCGGTTTTGCCTGGTGTCGGCTTGGGGCCGGATGGTAGGCTGAGGGCGTGACAGGCTCGGCGGCGGCGGAAAATGCGACGAAGCACAGCAACAGTCCGGCCAACCACTTCATGACGCGGGTATACTGTCCGAGCCCTACTTGACACAAGGGCAAGAGAAATGCCGGAAAGTTGCCAAGCAATTGCGTCTGCGGTTAAACACGAAAACGTGGCTTTTCGTTCGAGCGCAGCTGGTGTCGTGGTTGCGTGCAGCGTGCTGTGCGTGTGGCTCATTCAGGCTGACGCCGTCAGAGCCTCCGAGGACGATGTTCGGTCCAAGCGAAGCGTATCGGTAGGATATCCGTGGCAAGGCCGGCTGGTGCGCGGCTGGCAGCTCGGGCAAAGCAAGTATCTGCGCCAGACCGGTGAGTACGTGGCCGGTGGCAATTTTCATGGCACCTGGGAGCTTGTGCAGCTTCTCGAGCGAGCGGCTCGCAGGGTCGCGTTTCGTGTGCCTGGTGCCAAGCTTTCTGTCGGTGAACTCTCCAAGAGGAATGGTGGCCGCATCAGCGGACACCGTTCCCATGAGAACGGAC encodes:
- a CDS encoding nodulation protein NfeD — translated: MKWLAGLLLCFVAFSAAAEPVTPSAYHPAPSRHQAKPMTLKLPPHARVVIIPINDAIELGLAAFIRRVMRTYSHADVIVLDMNTLGGRVDAAIQIRDALLSSKVPTLTLIRPRAISAGALIALATDVIAITPGSTFGAATPIRMDGSGQSQAVEEKMVSYMRTEMRATAEAKGRRGDLAEAMVDKEVEIKGIVPSGKLLTLDTDRALESGMAELRTGGLRSALRALGATQPRIVRTRINWAESVARALTGPVLSGLLMSLGMLAILIALYTQHFGVPALLGITALGLFFFGHLVVHLAGWEEMILFVIGLGLLAVEVIALPGFGIVGVLGLLATLASLVLALVGLRLDVSIDLGALNDAIFRVFVSVGMAILGSALAFRVLPHSAAGRKLVLQTAILPGEALDLGVSPEIVGQTGIAFTDLRPAGKADVNGLRYDVISEQDFVARGEPVRVVRVAGNRVVVRKSAT
- the floA gene encoding flotillin-like protein FloA (flotillin-like protein involved in membrane lipid rafts); the protein is MPFELSGFFIAFVSIVGLVVFLWLIPVPLWIAAWSSGAYVGLMTLIAMRLRRVPPTAIVNPLITAVKAGISVDVSQLESHYLAGGKVNRVVNALISADKAGIDLNFQRAAAIDLAGRDVFEAVQMSVNPRVINTPKITAVAKDGIQLLVTSRITVRSNIQRLVGGATEETVIARVGEGIVSTIGSSENYAVVMENPDRISKNVLGRGLDTGTAFEILSIDIADVDVGANIGAKLSTEKAEADKQIAQAHAESRRALAVAAEQEMKARVEEMRARLVEAEAQVPQAIAEAFSKGHLGVMDYYQMRNVVADTHMRDGIGKATGEGNKEGP
- a CDS encoding 1-acyl-sn-glycerol-3-phosphate acyltransferase; protein product: MKTLGGYARLLVRFGGFVVWTLLTWSAFEVRAFFAPPSRRPHVLDKYIRTWAKGCLALFHVKYVISGIPAPTEKGRLVLANHRSPLDVVILLRHFGGCMLSHAGVRRWPLLGLVTRRVGTIFVDRESRESGRAALLTIRQRLTDGYTVGMFPEGTTFEGDRVRAFRKGFITASYGLTVDVILVGLCYSDGDAFVQAGFAKHVKEVASRSTIRISIACGVPFSASTLQPTDAPRVQASVQELVDQARAAHVARWGVPPNSPGSSENLAPPS
- a CDS encoding NfeD family protein; this encodes MSSEWLLMVGILATGFLLLAVEVFLIPGFGIAGPMGALTIIGGIAFAWAKLGALWGMASLGASMVLSGVALWLFPRSPAGKRLVLRTGLSGARAVDDGLDALLGAHGVTITPLRPSGVVEFGQQRIDVVTDGSYLEPHSPVRVVRIEGNRIVVEPLVPESLHH